The following proteins are encoded in a genomic region of Bacteroidota bacterium:
- a CDS encoding ABC transporter ATP-binding protein yields MSEIVSSSNLTKIYSGKFKVRALEDFSISVMPGQVFGLLGQNGAGKTTFIKILLGVTKLTSGTYSLFGSNEYNHLLKQRIGYLPENVQFPEVFSAKQSMEAFARFYEMESSLVKKRTDELFERLGLSKIANRKAKTFSKGQNQRLGLARALLHDPDLIILDEPTDGIDPVGRKEIRSLLLDLKSQGKTIFLNSHILSEVEMVTDSVAILHKGKLLRSGTLDELTHENTNYELRISRPLRQEEENSIIYLEKKEDNIYRYNGSDLEKLNKIIDKVRILDIFIEEISLKRSNLEELFINTITADDRGNK; encoded by the coding sequence ATGTCAGAAATTGTCAGCAGCAGTAATTTAACAAAGATATATTCCGGAAAATTCAAGGTGAGAGCACTCGAAGATTTTTCCATTTCTGTGATGCCTGGACAGGTTTTTGGACTTCTTGGGCAGAACGGTGCAGGGAAAACCACATTCATAAAAATCCTGCTGGGTGTAACCAAACTTACATCAGGCACTTACTCTCTTTTTGGTTCAAATGAGTATAATCATCTTTTGAAACAAAGAATCGGATATCTTCCCGAGAATGTACAGTTTCCCGAAGTTTTCTCGGCGAAACAATCGATGGAGGCATTCGCAAGGTTTTATGAAATGGAGTCGTCACTGGTAAAAAAGAGGACAGATGAACTGTTCGAACGGCTGGGACTTTCGAAGATTGCCAACAGAAAGGCAAAAACTTTCTCCAAAGGACAAAACCAGCGACTCGGGCTTGCTCGTGCCCTGCTTCACGATCCTGATCTGATAATTCTTGATGAACCTACTGACGGTATAGATCCGGTGGGAAGAAAAGAGATCCGTTCTCTTCTGCTTGACCTGAAAAGTCAGGGTAAGACCATTTTCCTGAACAGTCATATTCTCTCAGAAGTTGAGATGGTAACCGATTCAGTTGCCATACTGCATAAAGGAAAACTCCTTAGATCCGGTACACTTGATGAACTTACTCACGAGAACACCAATTATGAACTTAGGATTTCGCGACCGCTCAGACAGGAAGAGGAAAACAGCATTATTTATCTTGAGAAAAAAGAGGATAACATCTACCGGTATAATGGTTCCGACCTCGAGAAGCTCAACAAAATAATTGACAAAGTCAGGATACTCGATATTTTTATCGAAGAGATTTCCCTGAAGCGCTCGAATCTTGAAGAACTGTTTATTAATACAATCACCGCTGACGACAGGGGGAACAAATGA
- a CDS encoding NAD(P)H-dependent glycerol-3-phosphate dehydrogenase — protein sequence MKISVLGAGAWGTTLAILLSDNGHEVTLWEYNETYANLLEEKRENIIYLPGIPFPPALKVSKDLLEASRNKEIIVTAIPTQFTRNSLQKIPFENVKNTIFVSVSKGIEKGHLLTVSQIYKDVFPGLSDHQTGVLSGPSHAEEVSKKIPTTVVAACRDHDTSKIIQNAFINRYFRVYSSTDVVGVELGGAFKNVIAIGAGILDGMGMGDNTKAAIMTRGTAEITRLGLAMGAQPHTFSGLSGMGDLIVTCMSRHSRNRYVGEKIGSGMKLSEVLSHMTAVAEGVETSNSAMQLAIKYGVEVPITTEVYKILFEDKEPAQAIHDLMTRDRKEEYRV from the coding sequence ATGAAGATATCTGTGTTGGGTGCAGGTGCCTGGGGCACCACCCTGGCTATTTTACTGAGCGACAATGGTCACGAGGTTACTCTCTGGGAGTATAACGAAACCTACGCCAATCTCCTTGAGGAGAAGCGGGAAAATATCATATACCTTCCCGGGATACCGTTTCCGCCTGCATTAAAAGTCTCGAAAGACCTTCTCGAAGCGAGCAGGAACAAGGAAATAATCGTTACTGCAATTCCAACCCAGTTCACCAGGAATTCCCTGCAAAAAATTCCGTTCGAAAATGTAAAAAACACAATATTTGTCTCGGTTTCAAAAGGTATTGAAAAGGGACATCTTCTCACCGTCAGTCAGATCTACAAGGATGTATTTCCCGGGCTTTCTGATCATCAGACAGGTGTGCTTTCCGGTCCGAGCCACGCCGAGGAAGTCAGCAAAAAAATTCCAACCACGGTTGTCGCAGCCTGCAGAGATCACGATACATCAAAAATAATTCAGAATGCGTTCATCAACAGATATTTCCGTGTTTATTCATCCACTGATGTTGTTGGTGTCGAGTTAGGTGGAGCATTCAAGAATGTTATTGCAATCGGAGCCGGAATTCTTGACGGGATGGGAATGGGCGACAACACCAAAGCTGCAATCATGACGAGAGGAACCGCTGAAATTACCCGTCTGGGTCTTGCAATGGGCGCCCAGCCGCACACTTTCTCAGGGCTTTCCGGCATGGGTGACCTGATAGTAACATGCATGAGCCGTCACAGCCGGAACAGGTATGTGGGTGAAAAAATCGGTAGCGGTATGAAATTGAGTGAAGTACTCTCTCATATGACAGCTGTAGCCGAGGGAGTGGAAACCTCAAATTCCGCGATGCAGCTCGCCATAAAATATGGTGTTGAAGTGCCGATAACGACTGAAGTTTACAAAATTCTCTTCGAAGACAAAGAACCTGCGCAGGCAATTCATGATCTCATGACCAGAGACAGGAAAGAGGAGTACAGAGTTTAG
- the ispD gene encoding 2-C-methyl-D-erythritol 4-phosphate cytidylyltransferase, with the protein MRTVAIIPAAGSGSRTGSEIPKQFIRFNGKELIAYTLEVFQRSALVDEIVVATSGSGFEQLEEIKTKYGISKISTVVQGGKERQDSVRAALKAAKMSFDDLAAVHDAARALLPVEVLNKAILTASEKGSALVCTRAKDTIAFIDDNQLDYIDRSKILIVQTPQIFKYGELMHAFDEAYSENFYGTDESSLMRRAGFPVVISDGSAYNFKVTTKEDCELVERLIAVNRFEQEGL; encoded by the coding sequence ATGAGAACGGTTGCCATAATTCCTGCAGCAGGGTCCGGTTCCAGAACGGGGAGTGAAATCCCGAAACAATTTATTCGATTTAACGGCAAAGAGCTAATAGCTTACACTCTTGAAGTGTTTCAGAGGTCTGCACTTGTCGATGAAATTGTGGTTGCAACTTCAGGATCCGGATTTGAACAGCTTGAAGAGATCAAAACGAAATATGGAATTTCAAAAATCTCAACGGTTGTTCAGGGCGGGAAGGAAAGGCAGGACTCTGTAAGAGCCGCACTAAAGGCGGCGAAAATGTCTTTTGATGACCTTGCCGCAGTGCACGATGCGGCAAGGGCTCTTTTACCGGTTGAAGTGCTCAACAAGGCGATACTCACAGCCTCTGAAAAGGGGAGTGCTCTTGTGTGCACTCGTGCAAAAGATACAATCGCATTTATTGATGACAATCAACTTGACTATATCGACAGGAGTAAAATCCTGATCGTGCAAACTCCGCAGATTTTCAAGTATGGTGAGCTGATGCATGCCTTCGATGAGGCATATTCCGAAAACTTTTATGGTACAGATGAGTCATCACTGATGAGGCGGGCGGGTTTCCCGGTAGTGATTTCCGACGGCTCTGCATACAACTTTAAGGTGACTACAAAAGAAGATTGTGAACTGGTCGAACGGTTGATTGCGGTTAATCGTTTTGAACAAGAGGGACTGTAA
- the plsY gene encoding glycerol-3-phosphate 1-O-acyltransferase PlsY: MLALAAILVLSYLVGAIPFGIIVSRRKGVDIKSHGSGNTGGTNVFRTLGPKYGLTVIALDAIKGVVAVVFITQLYYLNPVVLNNRTPFEDITIIRIMAGIFAIIGHIWSVFASFKGGKGIATALGMMLSITTIDMLVALGIFILFVGIFKYVSLGSIMASIAVPLTLFIRQNIFHAEVQGYGTLLPFVAGVSILLIYTHRSNIKRLLTGSENKISFGKKK; the protein is encoded by the coding sequence ATGTTAGCTTTAGCTGCAATTTTAGTTCTCTCATATTTAGTAGGAGCCATTCCCTTTGGAATAATAGTTTCAAGGCGAAAGGGAGTTGATATCAAGTCACACGGCAGTGGTAACACAGGTGGCACGAATGTCTTCAGAACGCTTGGTCCGAAATACGGACTTACAGTAATCGCACTCGATGCCATAAAAGGTGTGGTTGCCGTGGTGTTTATCACCCAGCTTTACTATCTGAATCCTGTTGTACTTAATAACCGGACACCATTTGAAGATATCACAATTATCAGAATTATGGCAGGAATATTTGCCATAATTGGTCATATATGGAGCGTGTTCGCATCATTTAAGGGTGGAAAAGGAATCGCTACAGCCCTTGGTATGATGCTTTCTATCACCACAATTGACATGCTTGTGGCTCTTGGCATATTCATACTGTTTGTTGGCATTTTTAAGTATGTCTCGCTTGGTTCCATTATGGCATCAATAGCTGTGCCTCTGACACTTTTTATTCGTCAGAACATTTTTCATGCCGAAGTTCAGGGCTACGGGACACTGCTTCCCTTCGTTGCTGGAGTTTCAATATTGTTGATTTACACTCACCGTTCAAATATTAAAAGGCTTTTAACAGGGAGCGAGAACAAGATATCCTTCGGTAAAAAGAAGTAA
- a CDS encoding ABC transporter permease encodes MKGITQSVSFFFDHIWRSKSIWVTVAGVLVMIAISALVSYTVFGNIEPGTAKAKIEQSYDFTLINLLNSTVQLMVFIGLFTVAISVNSILKRGVFDLFLSLPVKRWQILTGAFISGILFQAAVLFALIMGVWLTHSAIFGIFYGEVLVWGFLSLLGFIIMFHFVLFVSFSFRSPIAGLLTAIAYSVVVSSILFVFHEMVQTSTNVWLRETVNVIYWILPKSTEFSSSFFLADQALPEGQLLKLIISTVLFIFTVFGSTIIIFEKKDY; translated from the coding sequence ATGAAAGGCATAACACAATCGGTTTCATTCTTTTTTGATCATATCTGGAGAAGCAAGTCAATCTGGGTGACGGTCGCCGGTGTACTGGTGATGATAGCCATCTCTGCACTGGTGTCATATACAGTTTTCGGCAACATTGAACCCGGGACAGCGAAAGCAAAAATAGAGCAAAGCTACGATTTTACGCTGATAAACCTGTTGAATAGCACAGTGCAATTGATGGTCTTTATCGGTTTGTTTACTGTAGCCATATCTGTAAACTCAATTTTGAAAAGGGGCGTGTTCGATCTCTTTTTGTCGTTGCCGGTAAAGCGCTGGCAAATATTGACAGGCGCATTCATTAGCGGGATCCTGTTTCAGGCTGCCGTACTTTTCGCGCTTATAATGGGAGTCTGGCTCACGCACTCTGCTATTTTCGGAATCTTTTATGGTGAAGTGCTGGTGTGGGGTTTCCTTAGCCTGCTCGGTTTCATCATAATGTTTCATTTTGTCCTTTTTGTTTCATTCAGTTTTAGATCGCCGATAGCCGGATTACTGACAGCGATAGCTTACAGTGTTGTGGTATCATCGATCCTGTTCGTATTCCATGAGATGGTTCAGACCTCCACAAATGTATGGTTGAGGGAGACGGTTAATGTAATCTACTGGATATTGCCAAAAAGCACGGAGTTCTCAAGTTCCTTCTTCCTGGCGGATCAGGCGCTTCCTGAAGGTCAACTGTTAAAACTGATTATTAGCACTGTTTTGTTTATTTTTACCGTTTTCGGTTCTACAATTATTATTTTTGAGAAAAAAGACTATTAA
- the queA gene encoding tRNA preQ1(34) S-adenosylmethionine ribosyltransferase-isomerase QueA, whose product MKLSDFNYNLPKGQVAKYPYQKRDEARLMVLNRETKSIEHKQFKDVTSLLNKGDILVVNESKVFQARLLGNKEKTQAKIEVFLLRELNSKEAIWDVIVDPARKVRIGNKIYFSDDLWCEVIDNTTSRGRTVKFNQVGNIYRAVENIGLTPLPPYIKRNAEPQDKEYYQTVYARVDGSVAAPTAGLHFTPELIDELKKKGVIVVPVILHIGLGTFRQVEVEDLTKHRMDSEYYEITTAVAEQINKALEAGGKLTAVGTSTVRALESSVTAEGFIRAQKGWTDKFIYPSYGFRIVKQMITNFHMPQSTLIMLVSAFAETEFVMKAYKVAVKENYKFLSYGDAMMIL is encoded by the coding sequence ATGAAATTATCTGATTTCAATTACAATCTCCCCAAAGGACAGGTAGCTAAATATCCTTACCAGAAAAGGGATGAAGCCAGGCTGATGGTTTTGAACCGGGAGACAAAGAGCATTGAGCATAAACAATTCAAAGATGTGACCTCATTGCTGAACAAGGGTGACATTCTTGTGGTTAACGAATCAAAGGTTTTCCAGGCAAGGCTCCTGGGGAACAAAGAAAAAACCCAGGCTAAAATTGAAGTTTTCCTTTTAAGAGAGCTGAACTCCAAGGAAGCCATCTGGGATGTTATAGTTGATCCCGCAAGAAAAGTCAGAATCGGAAACAAAATCTATTTTTCTGACGATCTCTGGTGTGAAGTTATTGATAACACCACTTCCCGCGGAAGAACAGTTAAATTCAACCAGGTCGGGAATATCTACAGAGCGGTGGAAAATATCGGTTTGACGCCACTTCCTCCGTACATTAAAAGAAATGCAGAACCACAGGATAAAGAGTATTATCAGACTGTATATGCAAGAGTGGATGGTTCAGTAGCTGCACCAACCGCCGGACTTCATTTCACCCCTGAACTCATCGATGAGTTAAAGAAAAAAGGTGTGATTGTGGTTCCTGTCATTTTGCATATTGGTTTGGGTACTTTCAGGCAGGTGGAGGTGGAAGACCTGACAAAACACAGGATGGATTCGGAATACTACGAGATAACAACTGCTGTTGCCGAACAGATAAACAAAGCCCTTGAAGCAGGTGGTAAACTCACGGCTGTCGGAACCAGTACGGTTCGTGCACTTGAGTCGAGTGTCACGGCTGAAGGATTCATACGGGCACAGAAGGGGTGGACTGACAAGTTTATCTACCCTTCATACGGTTTCCGCATAGTTAAACAAATGATCACAAATTTCCATATGCCTCAGTCGACCCTGATAATGCTGGTGTCAGCGTTTGCTGAAACTGAATTCGTGATGAAGGCATATAAAGTTGCAGTAAAAGAAAATTACAAGTTTCTCAGTTATGGCGATGCAATGATGATCTTATGA